Proteins encoded by one window of Sinorhizobium arboris LMG 14919:
- a CDS encoding transcriptional regulator NanR → MSTLAVRKKLSDEVRSKLEEMIRDEIYPLGATLPSERDLMEMFGVGRPSIREALYALERMGLVKISTGERAKVTRPTPDHFLASLAGAARMLLGRPEGVANFEQARLFLEESCARHLAAHATAEQIEAIDAALARNESAIGKARAFAATDVAFHRTLTQMVSNPIFVAVHDAFVDWLIAQRPLPSRPEISNRESFEEHVAIVEAIRARDAERAGRVMREHLESAARKYRQTRP, encoded by the coding sequence ATGAGCACACTCGCCGTCCGTAAAAAACTTTCTGACGAAGTCCGGTCGAAACTGGAGGAGATGATCCGCGACGAGATCTATCCCCTGGGGGCGACGCTTCCCTCCGAACGGGACCTGATGGAAATGTTCGGGGTCGGGCGCCCCTCGATCCGCGAAGCGCTGTACGCTCTGGAGCGCATGGGCCTCGTGAAGATCAGCACGGGCGAGCGTGCGAAAGTCACGCGGCCGACGCCGGACCACTTCCTGGCTTCGCTAGCAGGCGCTGCCCGCATGCTGCTTGGCCGTCCGGAGGGCGTGGCCAATTTCGAGCAGGCGCGTCTGTTCCTGGAGGAGAGTTGCGCTAGGCACCTGGCGGCTCACGCGACAGCGGAGCAGATCGAGGCGATCGATGCCGCGCTGGCGCGTAACGAGTCCGCGATCGGCAAGGCTCGCGCCTTTGCCGCCACCGATGTCGCCTTTCACCGCACGCTGACCCAGATGGTCTCGAACCCGATTTTCGTCGCGGTTCATGACGCATTTGTGGACTGGCTGATCGCCCAGCGGCCTCTGCCGAGCAGGCCGGAGATTTCCAACCGGGAGAGTTTCGAAGAGCACGTGGCGATCGTGGAGGCCATCCGCGCGCGAGATGCGGAGCGTGCCGGACGGGTCATGCGCGAGCACCTGGAGAGTGCCGCGCGCAAATACAGGCAAACGCGCCCGTAG
- a CDS encoding DUF2188 domain-containing protein: MATVRYEIVEHDGGWAYKVDDVFSEAFPTHADALAAAEIAARHHELPGSTEAIEFQDPDGRWHEQVASGFDRPHTRVVDTPAARRATDRPSTAEPRRPLQTAVILAGLGLAIAFLLRRH, from the coding sequence ATGGCAACTGTACGCTATGAAATCGTAGAGCATGACGGGGGCTGGGCCTATAAAGTCGACGACGTCTTCTCCGAGGCCTTTCCTACCCATGCCGATGCATTGGCCGCAGCCGAAATCGCGGCGCGTCACCACGAACTTCCCGGCTCGACCGAGGCCATCGAATTCCAGGACCCCGACGGCCGCTGGCATGAGCAAGTCGCCTCCGGCTTCGATCGCCCGCACACCAGGGTCGTCGATACCCCGGCGGCCCGGCGCGCGACAGATCGCCCGAGCACCGCCGAACCTCGCCGCCCTCTCCAGACCGCCGTAATACTCGCCGGCCTCGGCTTGGCGATCGCGTTCCTTCTTCGCAGGCATTGA
- a CDS encoding TAXI family TRAP transporter solute-binding subunit, producing MKHERITLRGAQIAALSAALLFSGSAMAQQKFVTIGTGGVTGVYYAAGGAICRLLNKDRKTHGIRCSVESTGGSAFNVNTIKEGELDFGMAQSDVQFNAFKGEEAFKEGGAHSDLRAVFSIHPEPFTVLAHPNAGVTKFEDFKGKRFNVGNPGSGTRASMERLLGAMGWTLADFSLASELKADEHGPALCDGKIDGFFYGVGHPSANIQDPTTTCGAKLVPLTGEAVDKLVADNPYYAKATIPGGLYNSNPEDTQTFGVLATLVTSANVPEESVYALTKAVFENFDEFKSLHPAFANLEPAKMIKDGLSAPLHPGAEKYYKEKGWLK from the coding sequence ATGAAACATGAACGGATTACCCTGCGCGGAGCGCAGATCGCCGCTCTCTCGGCAGCATTGTTGTTTTCGGGCAGCGCCATGGCGCAGCAGAAGTTCGTGACGATCGGCACTGGCGGCGTCACCGGCGTCTACTATGCCGCGGGCGGCGCCATCTGCCGGCTCCTGAACAAGGACCGCAAGACGCACGGCATCCGCTGTTCGGTCGAATCGACCGGCGGATCGGCGTTCAACGTGAACACGATCAAGGAAGGCGAACTCGACTTCGGCATGGCGCAGTCCGATGTCCAGTTCAACGCTTTCAAGGGCGAGGAGGCGTTCAAGGAGGGCGGCGCGCATTCCGACCTCCGGGCAGTCTTTTCGATTCATCCGGAGCCGTTCACCGTGCTGGCTCATCCGAATGCCGGCGTAACGAAGTTCGAGGACTTCAAGGGCAAGCGCTTCAATGTCGGCAATCCGGGTTCCGGAACGCGCGCTTCCATGGAGCGTCTGCTCGGCGCGATGGGCTGGACGCTCGCCGACTTCTCGCTCGCATCCGAACTCAAGGCGGACGAGCATGGACCGGCGCTTTGCGACGGCAAGATCGACGGCTTCTTCTACGGCGTCGGGCACCCCTCCGCCAATATTCAGGATCCGACGACCACCTGCGGCGCAAAGCTGGTGCCGCTGACCGGCGAAGCCGTCGACAAGCTGGTCGCCGACAATCCCTATTATGCCAAGGCGACCATCCCCGGCGGCCTTTACAACAGCAATCCGGAAGACACGCAGACCTTCGGCGTTCTGGCCACGCTCGTGACCTCCGCCAATGTTCCTGAGGAAAGCGTGTACGCCCTGACGAAGGCGGTTTTCGAGAATTTCGACGAGTTCAAGTCGCTGCACCCGGCATTCGCCAATCTCGAGCCCGCCAAGATGATCAAGGACGGCTTGTCGGCGCCGCTGCATCCGGGCGCGGAAAAATACTACAAGGAAAAGGGTTGGCTGAAGTAA
- a CDS encoding TRAP transporter permease, protein MTGQILLCTAVAWSLFQLWYASPLPFVFGFGILNDTEARAIHLSFALFLTFLAYPALKRSPRDRVPLADWVLAALGAFAGAYLFLFYGALAGRPGQPSTLDLVTGTAGILLLLEATRRALGLPMVFVAGVFIFFTFAGQYMPEVIQHRGASLVKFINHQWLTTEGVFGIALGVSTSFVFLFVLFGTLLEKAGAGNWMMQISIALLGHLRGGPAKVAVVSSALNGVVSGSSVSNVVSGGIFTIPLMKRTGLSGVKAGAIEATASINGQIMPPVMGAAAFLMVEYVGIPYAEIIKHALLPAVFSYIALLYMVHLEAVKLNMQPIPQRPTPMRERWLRMGIGLAGSVLSICLLYYGIIAIRAAFGAGAPLLLAIAGVALYIATIWYSSRYPDLELDDPDTPILELPRAWDVTRTGLDFLIPIIVLLWCLMVEQLSPGLSAFWATLTIIAIVATRKPLMAIFRNEHLATALRAAAWDLTDGLALGARNMIGIAVATATAGIVVGTITLTGLGLMMTELVEFISGGNVIMMLVLIAAISLVLGMGIPTTANYILVATLMAPVVVELGSQAGLAIPLIAVHLFVFYFGIMADITPPVGLASFAAAAISKEDPIATGFQGAFYSLRTAILPFVFIFNPAILLIGVDTWAHTIWIAVISLAAILIFSAATMNWFVTKSRLWESAVLLLVCFTLFRPDWWLNQITPPYEELPASEFLRAVEEAPAKGRINFVVQGFDLMGDEVRKTVNVPLGEPGEPLQRLRSIGLTVTPAGDSLMISNVAFGSYAKRIGLDVGYDVVAVLKKADQPSSAIPVGIALALTAGIAGLQFARKRADRSRAGLPGAARK, encoded by the coding sequence TTGACGGGGCAGATATTGCTCTGCACCGCTGTGGCTTGGTCGCTGTTCCAGCTCTGGTACGCGTCCCCACTGCCCTTCGTCTTTGGCTTCGGCATCCTCAACGATACCGAAGCCCGCGCCATCCATCTCAGTTTCGCGCTGTTCCTGACCTTTCTTGCCTACCCCGCGCTCAAACGGTCGCCCCGCGACCGGGTACCGCTCGCCGATTGGGTGCTCGCAGCGCTCGGCGCCTTCGCCGGCGCCTATCTGTTCCTCTTTTACGGCGCGCTTGCCGGCCGGCCCGGCCAGCCCTCGACGCTCGATCTCGTCACCGGCACCGCCGGCATCCTGCTTCTGCTCGAAGCCACACGCCGCGCGCTCGGCCTGCCGATGGTATTCGTCGCCGGCGTCTTCATCTTCTTCACCTTCGCCGGCCAGTATATGCCCGAGGTCATCCAACACCGCGGTGCCTCTCTGGTGAAGTTCATCAACCATCAGTGGCTGACGACGGAGGGCGTGTTCGGCATTGCGCTGGGCGTGTCTACGAGTTTTGTTTTTCTCTTCGTCCTGTTCGGAACGCTGCTCGAGAAAGCCGGTGCCGGCAATTGGATGATGCAGATCTCGATCGCGCTGCTCGGACATTTGCGGGGCGGACCGGCCAAGGTGGCGGTGGTCTCATCGGCGTTGAACGGCGTGGTGTCCGGTTCATCGGTCTCCAATGTCGTGTCGGGCGGCATCTTCACCATTCCGCTGATGAAGCGCACCGGGCTTTCCGGAGTGAAAGCCGGCGCGATCGAGGCCACGGCCTCGATAAACGGCCAGATCATGCCCCCCGTCATGGGCGCCGCCGCATTCCTGATGGTCGAATATGTCGGCATTCCCTACGCGGAAATCATCAAACATGCCCTGCTGCCGGCGGTCTTCTCCTATATCGCCCTTCTCTACATGGTGCATCTGGAGGCGGTGAAGCTGAACATGCAGCCGATCCCCCAGCGCCCGACCCCGATGCGCGAACGGTGGCTCCGCATGGGCATCGGGCTTGCCGGCAGCGTGCTTTCAATCTGCCTTCTCTATTACGGGATCATTGCCATCCGGGCCGCCTTCGGAGCAGGCGCACCTTTACTGCTCGCGATTGCCGGGGTGGCGCTCTATATCGCGACGATCTGGTATTCGTCGCGCTATCCCGACCTGGAGCTCGACGACCCCGACACGCCGATCCTGGAGCTGCCGCGGGCCTGGGATGTGACGCGAACCGGGCTCGATTTCCTCATCCCCATCATCGTCCTGCTCTGGTGCCTTATGGTCGAGCAGCTTTCGCCCGGGCTTTCGGCCTTCTGGGCGACGCTGACGATCATCGCCATCGTCGCCACCCGCAAGCCTCTGATGGCGATTTTCCGCAACGAGCATCTTGCAACTGCCCTCCGCGCCGCCGCCTGGGACCTGACCGACGGGCTGGCGCTCGGCGCGCGCAACATGATCGGCATCGCAGTCGCCACCGCCACGGCCGGCATCGTCGTCGGAACGATCACACTCACGGGCCTCGGCCTGATGATGACGGAACTCGTCGAGTTCATCTCGGGCGGCAACGTCATCATGATGCTTGTCCTCATCGCCGCGATCAGCCTGGTGCTCGGAATGGGGATTCCGACCACCGCCAACTACATCCTGGTGGCCACGCTGATGGCACCTGTCGTCGTCGAACTCGGCTCGCAGGCGGGCCTCGCCATACCGCTGATCGCAGTCCACCTCTTCGTCTTCTATTTCGGCATCATGGCCGACATCACGCCGCCCGTCGGGCTGGCCTCCTTCGCCGCGGCGGCGATTTCCAAGGAAGACCCTATCGCCACGGGCTTTCAGGGCGCATTCTATTCGCTGCGCACCGCGATCCTGCCGTTCGTCTTCATTTTCAATCCGGCGATCCTGCTCATCGGCGTCGATACCTGGGCGCACACGATCTGGATTGCCGTCATATCGCTCGCCGCCATTCTCATCTTCTCGGCTGCGACGATGAACTGGTTCGTCACGAAAAGCCGGCTGTGGGAGAGCGCGGTGCTGCTGCTCGTCTGCTTCACGCTGTTCCGCCCCGATTGGTGGCTTAACCAGATCACGCCGCCCTACGAAGAGCTCCCGGCCTCCGAGTTCCTGCGGGCCGTCGAGGAGGCGCCGGCGAAGGGCCGGATCAACTTCGTGGTCCAGGGCTTCGACCTGATGGGCGACGAGGTTCGCAAGACCGTCAATGTGCCGCTCGGCGAGCCCGGCGAACCGCTTCAACGGTTGCGGTCGATCGGACTTACGGTCACGCCGGCGGGCGACAGTTTGATGATCAGCAATGTTGCCTTCGGCTCCTACGCCAAACGCATCGGCCTCGATGTCGGCTATGATGTCGTTGCCGTGTTGAAAAAGGCCGATCAGCCTTCGAGCGCTATCCCGGTGGGAATTGCCCTGGCTCTGACTGCCGGCATCGCCGGCCTGCAATTCGCGCGAAAAAGGGCCGACCGCAGCCGAGCCGGCCTGCCGGGGGCCGCGCGCAAATAA
- a CDS encoding substrate-binding domain-containing protein, with product MARSTIVELAKAAGVSPTTVSHAFSGRRYVDPETKARIVALADKMGYRANPRARRLRTGGAGIIALASSMPFAVAAGPARLGFLMEIAAAAAVTALSRHLALCLVPPLEPDSNLDSLEVDGAIIVEPMVEDRLLDFFSARGVPVVSIGRAPGRKDIPSVDIQSTATARLMLEHLGANSRRVGLITGEQRRNSYIETEAAYAAFAAERGFSPVAIRVDEGGGDSEAAAAAETLLRSNPDIDALCVPVDAFATGVLDAARSLDRSVPHGLRLATRYDGMRAKLSTPPLTAVNLHLDQVAEAAIDLLIAAMEGKEPPQHAIAPPLLVVRESSAA from the coding sequence ATGGCAAGATCGACGATCGTGGAGTTGGCGAAGGCGGCAGGCGTGTCGCCGACCACGGTTTCCCATGCCTTCAGCGGACGGCGCTATGTCGACCCCGAGACGAAGGCCAGAATTGTGGCGCTGGCCGACAAGATGGGTTACCGGGCCAATCCCCGGGCCCGCAGACTGAGAACGGGCGGGGCGGGGATCATCGCGCTGGCATCGTCAATGCCCTTTGCGGTCGCTGCTGGCCCTGCGAGGCTGGGCTTCCTGATGGAGATCGCCGCCGCCGCTGCCGTTACGGCTCTTTCGCGGCATCTCGCTCTCTGCCTGGTGCCCCCTTTGGAGCCCGACTCCAATCTCGATTCGCTGGAGGTCGATGGCGCCATCATCGTCGAGCCAATGGTTGAAGACCGTCTGCTTGACTTCTTCTCGGCCCGCGGCGTGCCCGTTGTCTCGATCGGGCGAGCGCCGGGGAGGAAGGACATTCCGTCGGTGGATATCCAGAGCACTGCGACGGCCCGGCTGATGCTGGAGCACCTTGGCGCGAATAGCCGCCGCGTCGGTCTGATCACCGGCGAGCAGCGGCGCAATTCCTACATCGAGACCGAAGCCGCCTATGCCGCTTTCGCCGCGGAGAGAGGGTTTTCACCCGTTGCAATCCGGGTCGACGAAGGCGGTGGCGACTCCGAGGCGGCGGCGGCTGCTGAAACGCTCCTTCGGAGCAATCCGGATATCGACGCGTTATGCGTACCTGTCGACGCCTTCGCCACGGGCGTGCTCGATGCCGCCCGATCGCTCGACCGTTCCGTTCCGCATGGGCTGCGACTCGCCACGCGCTACGACGGGATGCGGGCAAAACTCTCGACGCCGCCATTGACAGCTGTCAACCTGCATCTGGATCAGGTCGCGGAAGCAGCGATCGACCTTCTGATCGCAGCGATGGAGGGCAAGGAGCCCCCACAGCATGCGATCGCCCCGCCGCTACTGGTCGTCCGGGAATCTTCGGCGGCGTGA
- a CDS encoding uracil-xanthine permease family protein: MTGNKIDSIDPTDEVLPPRSLVLFGLQHVLVMAASPITAVFLVSKALGFSDALTVSLISATFLICGLGTILQSFGPAGFGARLPFIMVPGGAPIAIFLAIAQQTDVQTAVGAVILTAGFYFLALPVFRRLLRYFPPIVVGTMLLLVSVNLVRIYGGTITGKQGSEGFADPMNVGLALATIALTVIFARVFTGTLQRISVMLGLIAGSAIAIGAGHMDLSGIFEGPVIAVPQLLPFGMPKFDFFAALPLIVFSIISMAEATGQTVATAEIVGRRGDAHAIVPSTIRGDAVASLVGGLFGTSLIITSGENVGIVRATNVKSRYVTATAGVILVLIALFAPVGRLANALPGPVVGGTAVIVFSIIGVIGIDLLRRVDLREHGPMFTLAAALSMGLLPILVPGVYSQFPQWSQMILANGLAAGTITAVIVNALFQHLPLEQFQEKCAAVFRPE, from the coding sequence ATGACCGGGAACAAAATCGATTCAATCGACCCGACGGACGAAGTGCTGCCGCCGCGCAGCCTGGTTCTGTTCGGTCTTCAGCATGTGCTGGTGATGGCTGCTTCGCCGATTACCGCCGTATTTCTGGTAAGCAAGGCGCTCGGTTTCTCCGACGCTCTGACGGTGTCGCTGATCAGTGCGACATTTCTGATCTGCGGGCTGGGCACCATCCTGCAGAGTTTCGGGCCGGCCGGCTTCGGCGCACGGCTGCCTTTCATCATGGTGCCGGGTGGCGCGCCGATCGCGATCTTTCTTGCCATCGCCCAGCAGACCGACGTGCAGACCGCCGTCGGGGCGGTGATCCTCACCGCCGGCTTCTACTTCCTGGCGCTGCCGGTATTCCGGCGGCTGCTGCGCTATTTCCCGCCCATCGTGGTCGGGACGATGCTCCTCCTCGTATCGGTGAACCTCGTGCGCATCTATGGCGGCACGATCACCGGCAAGCAGGGGAGCGAAGGCTTCGCCGATCCGATGAATGTCGGGCTTGCCCTTGCCACGATCGCGCTGACGGTCATCTTCGCAAGAGTCTTCACGGGTACGCTCCAGCGGATTTCGGTGATGCTCGGTCTCATCGCCGGTTCGGCAATCGCCATCGGAGCCGGTCACATGGACCTTTCCGGCATCTTCGAGGGACCGGTGATTGCAGTGCCCCAGCTTCTTCCGTTCGGAATGCCGAAGTTCGACTTTTTCGCCGCCCTTCCGCTGATCGTGTTTTCGATCATATCGATGGCCGAAGCTACGGGGCAGACCGTCGCCACCGCCGAGATCGTCGGCCGCCGGGGCGACGCTCACGCGATCGTGCCCTCGACCATCCGCGGCGATGCGGTCGCCTCGCTCGTCGGCGGCCTGTTCGGAACCTCGCTCATCATCACCAGCGGCGAAAATGTGGGGATCGTCCGGGCAACCAACGTCAAGTCCCGCTACGTCACCGCAACGGCCGGCGTAATCCTCGTCCTCATCGCCCTGTTTGCGCCGGTCGGTCGCCTGGCGAATGCCCTGCCCGGCCCCGTCGTCGGCGGAACGGCCGTGATCGTGTTCTCGATCATCGGCGTGATCGGAATCGATCTTCTGCGTCGCGTCGATCTGCGCGAGCACGGCCCGATGTTCACGCTCGCGGCGGCGCTTTCCATGGGGCTTCTGCCGATCCTTGTCCCGGGCGTCTACAGCCAGTTTCCGCAATGGAGCCAGATGATCCTGGCCAACGGCCTTGCCGCCGGAACCATCACGGCGGTGATCGTCAACGCTCTTTTTCAACACCTGCCTCTAGAGCAATTCCAGGAAAAATGCGCAGCGGTTTTCCGTCCGGAATAG
- a CDS encoding amidohydrolase family protein has translation MTELRDKLLASGDFLLHPGQVLLPDGPRSGMGVVVRDGRFTDIGAVGLVGSRNPDLTPIDLPHHLAMPGFIDTHTHLTQSLGKSLVFGEPSEIFRRIWVPLEGSLDERMVYLSAKLAALECLRGGFTAAVDAGTRSAGHSDALIRAARETGLRSVIGLICNDLGGAAVVPERTTILKNAARHLAAFEGDPLVHASLAVSIPEAASDHMLADVSQMAREAGAIFQTHVNEHLVAVERSLVANGRRPLEHLAHLGALGPHVLIAHSTLVTPHELNLLRDSGTAVAYNPVASLWKGNAIAPALQMAALGIRFGLGTDGTRADGFRLMDAAEGLQRAGFGLATGDSSCGGGWLWVERATAQAADAAGLAGATGAIRTGLAADFLLVDLDRPEFTPSHDLMWELVRYGNRDQIDAVFTAGQLRLWQGWPVGWDAHALLAEVREVTADAIARAPIQRVHKLSAEHRALGHFG, from the coding sequence GTGACGGAACTGCGCGACAAGTTACTGGCCAGCGGTGATTTCCTGCTTCACCCCGGCCAGGTTCTCCTGCCGGACGGGCCCCGATCCGGAATGGGTGTAGTGGTCCGTGACGGGCGCTTCACGGACATCGGTGCCGTTGGGCTCGTCGGCAGCCGGAACCCAGATCTGACACCGATCGACCTGCCGCATCATCTGGCGATGCCCGGCTTCATCGACACACATACCCATCTCACCCAGTCCCTCGGAAAATCGCTTGTTTTCGGCGAGCCTTCCGAGATCTTTCGCCGGATATGGGTGCCGCTCGAAGGCAGTCTCGACGAACGGATGGTTTATCTTTCCGCAAAGCTTGCGGCGCTCGAGTGCCTGCGCGGCGGCTTTACCGCCGCCGTCGATGCGGGCACGCGTTCTGCCGGCCACAGCGACGCGCTGATAAGGGCAGCGCGGGAAACCGGCCTGCGCAGCGTCATAGGCTTGATCTGCAACGACCTCGGCGGAGCCGCCGTCGTCCCCGAACGCACGACGATCCTCAAAAATGCAGCCAGACACCTGGCCGCCTTCGAGGGCGACCCTCTCGTTCATGCCTCGCTCGCTGTTTCCATTCCGGAGGCGGCCAGCGACCATATGTTGGCCGACGTTTCGCAGATGGCACGTGAAGCGGGAGCGATATTCCAGACCCATGTCAACGAACACCTCGTCGCCGTGGAGCGCTCGCTGGTCGCAAACGGCCGACGTCCGCTGGAGCATCTCGCCCATCTCGGCGCGCTCGGCCCGCATGTGCTGATCGCCCATTCCACGCTCGTGACGCCGCACGAACTGAACCTGTTGCGCGACAGCGGCACGGCCGTCGCCTACAATCCGGTCGCGAGCCTCTGGAAGGGCAATGCCATCGCGCCCGCCCTGCAGATGGCCGCACTCGGCATCCGCTTCGGATTGGGGACGGACGGGACGCGCGCCGACGGCTTCCGTCTGATGGATGCCGCAGAAGGCCTGCAACGCGCCGGCTTCGGCCTCGCGACAGGCGACTCCTCCTGCGGCGGCGGCTGGCTTTGGGTCGAGCGGGCAACCGCTCAGGCAGCCGATGCCGCAGGTCTCGCCGGAGCGACCGGTGCGATCCGCACGGGGCTTGCCGCCGATTTCCTTTTGGTCGACCTGGATCGTCCTGAATTCACCCCCTCCCACGATCTCATGTGGGAGCTCGTGCGCTACGGCAATCGCGACCAGATCGACGCAGTCTTCACCGCCGGGCAGCTCCGTCTCTGGCAGGGCTGGCCGGTCGGATGGGATGCACACGCTCTTCTTGCCGAGGTGCGCGAGGTTACAGCCGATGCCATCGCAAGGGCGCCGATCCAGCGCGTCCACAAGCTGTCGGCCGAGCATCGGGCGCTGGGGCATTTCGGATGA
- a CDS encoding sulfite exporter TauE/SafE family protein, protein MTLGLFAILSAVTFVSSFIQGALGIGFALIVAPVVGLLKPELLPVTLLLLMLPLNFHVAWRERSAVDWSGAKWITLGRFAGTFAGLWLLAALSTQQLDLAVGWFTVIAAAAALFAPPFEPGRPSALGVGLFTGVTETATGIGGPPLALLYQHAQGPILRATVAVCFFVGEIMSLVILAFAGRLGADQLLAALYLAPAVLLGSALSRLTHDHIRGRGLRLGVLTFALASGAFLIVR, encoded by the coding sequence ATGACCCTCGGCCTTTTTGCGATCCTGAGCGCCGTAACCTTCGTCTCGTCGTTCATCCAGGGTGCGCTGGGCATCGGTTTCGCACTGATCGTGGCGCCCGTCGTCGGTCTCCTGAAGCCCGAACTGCTGCCGGTGACGCTGCTTCTTCTGATGCTGCCGCTCAATTTCCACGTCGCCTGGCGGGAACGGTCGGCGGTAGATTGGTCCGGCGCGAAATGGATCACGCTCGGCAGGTTTGCCGGCACCTTTGCCGGTCTGTGGCTGCTCGCCGCGCTCTCGACCCAGCAGCTGGACCTGGCCGTCGGCTGGTTCACGGTCATCGCGGCCGCCGCCGCACTCTTCGCACCGCCCTTCGAACCGGGTCGCCCGAGCGCGCTCGGCGTCGGACTGTTCACCGGTGTGACCGAAACGGCGACCGGCATTGGCGGACCGCCGCTCGCTCTCCTCTACCAGCATGCCCAGGGACCGATACTCAGGGCAACCGTGGCGGTGTGCTTCTTTGTGGGCGAAATCATGTCGCTCGTGATACTCGCCTTTGCAGGACGTCTCGGAGCGGACCAGCTCTTGGCTGCGCTCTACCTCGCACCGGCGGTTCTCCTCGGAAGCGCTCTGTCGCGGCTGACGCACGACCATATTCGCGGCCGCGGCCTGCGCTTGGGCGTGCTTACCTTCGCGCTGGCCAGCGGGGCCTTTCTGATCGTGCGGTAG
- a CDS encoding NAD/NADP-dependent octopine/nopaline dehydrogenase family protein produces MRIGILGAGAIAFGMAAFLAKAGHHPVLWSPSGARTRKLAEGEPLTATGAVEFSGRVAVARDGREAVADADAVIVALPANGHRLAFDAALPHLKSGQPVIVSSHSSFGALYLSKRLAGRRVSLPIIVWGTTLLTGRQQPDGASVSVNTVRQKIDVATLPKAAAAEGKALCTELFGDRFVERDGLLAISLSNLNPQNHLGIALLNLTRMEKGEKWGQGEHVTPAVGQLIEALDAERLKIAESFGLSVRTVREHFSLSFHVPIGTVSDMNQQMHIEGRGGFGPATADSRYIYEDVPFGLVPTGLLGRIAGHPAVLHEAGTSLFSAAMNRNLAADNDLLPELALDSLSPAALGELCDQGFTA; encoded by the coding sequence ATGCGTATAGGTATTCTCGGCGCCGGGGCGATCGCCTTCGGCATGGCGGCTTTCCTGGCGAAAGCCGGTCATCACCCGGTCCTGTGGTCTCCTTCCGGTGCGCGCACGCGTAAACTGGCTGAGGGGGAGCCGCTGACGGCGACAGGCGCCGTCGAGTTTTCCGGCCGGGTGGCGGTTGCCCGCGACGGCCGAGAGGCGGTCGCGGATGCCGACGCGGTCATCGTTGCCCTGCCGGCCAATGGCCACCGCCTGGCCTTCGATGCCGCGCTGCCGCACCTGAAGTCCGGCCAGCCCGTAATCGTCAGCTCGCACAGTTCCTTCGGCGCGCTCTATCTTTCGAAGCGGCTGGCCGGGCGCCGGGTTTCCCTGCCCATTATCGTCTGGGGCACGACCCTTCTGACCGGCCGCCAGCAGCCGGACGGCGCAAGCGTTTCCGTCAATACGGTTCGCCAGAAAATCGACGTCGCCACTTTGCCGAAGGCTGCCGCAGCCGAGGGGAAGGCGCTGTGCACCGAACTCTTCGGCGACCGCTTCGTCGAGCGCGATGGGCTTCTGGCCATTTCGCTTTCCAATCTCAACCCGCAGAACCATCTGGGCATCGCGCTTCTCAACCTGACCCGGATGGAGAAGGGCGAGAAATGGGGGCAGGGCGAGCATGTGACGCCGGCTGTTGGACAATTGATCGAAGCTCTCGACGCGGAGCGGCTGAAGATCGCCGAAAGCTTCGGTCTGTCGGTCAGAACCGTACGCGAACATTTCTCCCTGTCCTTCCATGTGCCGATCGGCACGGTTTCGGACATGAACCAGCAGATGCACATCGAAGGAAGAGGCGGTTTCGGCCCGGCCACGGCCGACAGCCGGTACATCTATGAGGACGTGCCCTTCGGGCTCGTCCCCACCGGTCTGCTTGGAAGGATCGCCGGCCACCCCGCTGTTCTGCACGAAGCGGGAACGAGCCTGTTTTCCGCTGCAATGAACCGCAACCTTGCCGCCGACAACGACCTGCTGCCGGAGCTTGCGCTCGACAGTCTCTCGCCCGCCGCCCTCGGAGAGCTGTGCGATCAGGGTTTCACGGCCTGA